The genomic segment TTGCGTTGGCGGGCGAACGTCGCCGGTTCGGCTACCGACGGCTGCACATCCTGCTGGAACGGGAGGGCTGGATCGCCAACCACAAGCGAATCTACCGGCTGTACCGCAACGCTGGCCTGGCGGTGCGCAAGCGCCGCAAGCGCGATCGCGTGGCCGTCGAGCGCCGTCCGCTGCAGCTGCCGTCGGGGCCCAACCACACCTGGTCGATGGACTTCGTCTTCGACGCCCTGGCCAACGGGCGCCCGATCAAGTGCCTGACGGTGGTGGACGATTGCACCAAGGAAGCGGTGGAAATCGCCGTCGGCCGGAGGATAAATGGCCAGAACGTGGCCGACATCCTGGATGCGGTATGCCGTTTCCGCGGCTACCCCGCGGCGATCAGGACCGACCAGGGACCCGAGTTTACCGGCCGGGCGCTGGACCAGTGGGCGACCGCCAACGGCGTGACGCTTGTGCTGACCCAGCCAGGGAAACCCACGCAGAACGCCTATGTGGAGAGCTTCAACGGCAAGTTCCGGGACGAATGCTTGAACGAAAACTGGTTTATCTCGCTCGAGCACGCACGGGCGGTAATCGCCATCTGGCGCAAGGACTACAACGAGGTGCGTCCGCACAGCTCACTGCCCAAATGCACGCCTGCCGAGTTCGCCGCCGCGCTGCGCAACGAAGGTGCCTTGACTGGTTCGACCGCTGATCGAAACCTGACCCACCGGAGCGGTATGCTCCCCAACCTGGACTCTACTAAGTAGCTAGTGGCCCTGAGAAAGGGGGCAGGTCAGGGGGGGCAGAGATCACTCTGGCCTGACATTCCTGTAAGCCCGCTCGGCCAGTTCGCGGCAGGGGAAGAGCGACCTAACGACCTGTAAGCAAAGCGCAAGATCATTGGCAACTTGTTGGTTAAGATCTTCGATGAGGAGTCGAACAAGCCAAGGAGCGCCAAGTGGCAGGCGCAATGTACAATCTACCCGAACGTGATCGAGTCGGCTGGCAGCAAGAGCGGCAATGCGCATGTGATCAGAAGCAATCACAACGTGGGTGGTTTGCTGGATCGCATAAAGTTTGGGCTTCTGCTTTCATAGGTCTGCAAGATATGAAGTTCGACGCTATTCTTGTTCGTAGTATTATTATTTGAATTACCGAGTGGTGCCATGGGGCGAGTCTTTCTATGAACAGTAATAAGAAGTTGCAAGTATTTGTTTCTTCGACTTATCTTGACTTAAAGCTGGAGCGCCAGGCGGCTGTTGAGGCAATTCTTAAGGCTGGTCATATTCCGGCTGGAATGGAGCTTTTTTCAGCTGGTAGCGAATCTCAGTTGGAGACGATTCGTCGGTGGATCGATGATTCGGATGTCTATATGCTCATACTAGGCGGTAGATATGGAAGTGTGGACCCACAGACCTCTCTGAGTTATACGGAGTTGGAGTACGATTATGCGCTAAGTCAGGGTAAGCCAATATTTTCTGTGGTGATCGAAAGTCAGGCGTTAGAGAATAAGATCAGGCTGGAAGGATCCGCTGCGCTCGAGGCTGACTATCCCAAAGAGCTTAAGTTCTTTAGAGAGAAGGTTCTTTCTAAAATTTCGTCTTTCTTCTCGGACGAAAAAGATATTAAATTGGCTGTTCATGAGACTTTGGCCGATTATTCAAAGCGCCTTGACTTTACCGGTTGGATATCTGGCCGTGAAGCGGTGGATACAAAACCATTGCTTGAAGAATTGGCTCGTCTAAGAGAGGATAAGGAAAAGCTGCAGGCCCGATTGGACTCGATGATTCACCAGGCCCCAAAGCAGGCTTCTGGTGCTGCCAAAAAATGGCCTGACGAAGATATGCGCGAAATAGTGGAGATGCTTAACGAAATAGAGGTGTCCACAAGAGTGTTCCTAAAGGAAGAGGATGCGGAGCCGGTTTCTTATCCCGTCATGAGAATCGTCTCGGTGTTGAGGGATAAATTGGTCACCGGGGTGACCAATAAAATGGGCTCGAGTAAGGTGGATAACTTTCTCTACTATAACGTTCTTCCCAAGTTGGAGATCTATGATCTGGCCGGCCTCGAGAAGGTGGCTGGTATGCAGTGGCAGCGCTATAGGCTTACTGCTAAAGGGAAGGCGCTCATTGCGTTTTTCGACAAGGATGCGTCAAGGAAGGTATCGAAATCAGCTGCGGCGGAAGGTGGCCAAGGTGAAGCTATCAAAGCGGTGGATATGGTTTCCGAAGCGCCTAGAAAGGCCGGCAAGTCAAAGGCAAATAAGGGCGAGTGAGCTTTTTAACCTCACTGATTTGTCGGTAAGTTGGGGTCAGTAAGATAGTATGTGTCTTGTGTGTTCACTCCGGCCTAACCTCCCGGCAAGCCCACTCAACCAACCCTCTACAAGCCAGAAACAGCCCATCCACAACCCCCTCATCCAAGTGCCTTTCCGGCTCCGCTGCTACTCGGCAGCGGTCTGCCGCGTGCAGCACCTCCAGCACCGTCAGCGCGCCCACCATCGCGCGCTCGCTCTTCGCCAGGCTCACGCGGCGGCCGGGTGACACATCGTTCTCCGGCCAGGGCAATCCATCGGCTCCCTCACCCGCGCGAATGCGCGTGAGGATGCCGAGCAGGGAGTTCAGGTCGGGCAGGGGAGTGTCGTCGTTGATGGGCTCAACAACGGTGTACGAGGAAAAGGTGTCGGACTTTTTCATGGCGTCGGCTTCCGTGGCTGTACTTAACAGTGCCACCGTGAAGAAGGTGGCGGACGATGCGTGGCTGCAAACCGGAAGAAGCGATGTCATAAGACCGGCGGGCCCGAAAGCCCCCACGCACCGCCCGCCATACAGGCCGACGGATTGCCCGCCGGCACCGCTTGGGGACGGTGCCGACGGGCAAGCGCAAACTACAGACATCGCTTTCATCGGGTTTGCAGACCCGGCCACCCGTTGTCGGTGGCGCGTCATGTTGTTTACGCGGTCGCTCCGAATACCAATTGAAATTCGCGAAGAGATCGCAGAATTCGAGAGCGGAAATCTATTGTGGCACGCACTATTCGTGCCGTAGGCCTCACGATCCGACGCATTCGCGCAGGCGCGCTGTTGATCGCGAACAAGAGCGTCGCAATCGCCCGTGCCTTCAGGGGATAGCGAGACAGCCGCCTTTACAACAATTCGTATTCCGAACCGGGCCGCAGCACCGCGCGATCAGTCAGACAGGCCGAAAAGCGGTCCAAAGCCGACACCGCGGGAAGACAGCAGAAACTCAACCCACGCCGTCCTCAACCACCGCCACATTCCCCACCAGCAACTCAATCATCGCCCGCGCCGCCGCCGACTGCCGCCGATGCGGCGCATAGATCACCGAGAACGGCCTCGACCGCCCCCGCAGCTGCGGCAGCACTTCCACCAGCTGCCCACGCTGCAACCGCTCGCGCACGATGAACGCATAGCTCTGGCAGATGCCGATGCCCTGTTCGGCCAGCGACACCACGCCCAGCACATCGTCAGAGGTCTCGATGGACGAACGCGGCAGCCAGTCCACGTCGCGCCCGCCTTCGCGGAAGACCCACGGCGCCAGCCGCCCAGTGCGCGGCATCACGAACGGCAGGCACAGGTGCTGCTGCAGGTCATCCAGCGTCTGCGGCGTACCCCGGCGCTGCAGGTAGTTCGGCGAAGCCACCAGCACCAAAGGCGCGTCCTCCAGCTTCCGCCCCACCAGCCCGCTGTCCGGCAGCTGTCCCAGGCGGATGGCCAGGTCGAAGCCTTCGGCCACCAGGTCCACGTTGCGGTTGGTGATGTTCAGTTCCACCTGCACCTGCGGATATTGCTGCGCAAAGCGCGCCAGCACGGGCGGCAGCCGGTAGTGGCCATAGGTGGTGGGCACGCTCAGGCGCACGCGGCCGGCCAGCGCACCGTCCTGGGCCAGTACGTCGCGCTCGGCGTCGTCCAGCAGGCCGAAGGCGGTGCGCACCTGTTCCAGATAGAGCCGCCCGGCGTCGGTCAGGCTCACGCGGCGGGTGGTCCGCTGCAGCAGCTGCCGGCCCAGCCGCGCTTCCAGGCGGGTGACCGCGCGGCTCAACACCGAGGGCGTGGTGGACAGCGCCACCGCGCCGGCGGTGAACGAGCCGTGCTCGACCACCGCCAGGAACACCTCCACATCGCCCAGGTAGTCGAACTTGCGGCTCATTTAGCTCTCCGGGGAACAGATGTTTTGCGATGGGGCCAATTTATCGCCGCTGGGGCGATGAATACAGTGGCCGCCATTCCCCAATAGGACTTCCCCATGAACCTGATGACCCGACTGGCCGCAGCGCTGGCCCTGACCCTGGCCGCGACCGGTGCGCAGGCCGCCAACGTGCTGGTGGTGCTGTCCGACGAAAACCACCTGGACCTGAAGGACGGCAAGGTGCTGTCCACTGGCTTCTATCTCAACGAGCTGATGCAGCCGGTCAAGCTGCTGCTGGACGCGGGCCACGCGGTGACCTTCGCCACGCCGCAGGGGCGGGCGCCGACGGTGGATGCGTCCTCGGTGACGCCGGCGTACTTCGGCAACGATGCCGCGCAGCTGACGCTGCACAAGGAGCTGCTGGAGAAACTGGCGCTGACCTCGCCGACGGCTTCGCCGGTGGTCAGCCTGGCGCGCATCGAGCAGCAGGGCTACGCGCGGTTCGATGCGGTCTACATTCCCGGTGGCCACGCACCCATGCAGGACCTGCTGAAGAGCCCGGCGCTGGGCCGCTTGCTGGCCGACTTCCACCAGCGCAACAAGACCACTGCGCTGGTCTGCCACGGGCCGATCGCGCTGTTGTCCGCGCTGCCGGATGCGGGTGGTTTTGTGGCGAAGCTGGAGGCGGGTGCGATGCCGGCCACGCCGAAGTGGATCTACAGCGGCTACCAGATGACGGTGATCAGCAACCAGGAAGAGGAGCAGGCCAAGCCGCTGCT from the Stenotrophomonas maltophilia genome contains:
- a CDS encoding DUF4062 domain-containing protein yields the protein MNSNKKLQVFVSSTYLDLKLERQAAVEAILKAGHIPAGMELFSAGSESQLETIRRWIDDSDVYMLILGGRYGSVDPQTSLSYTELEYDYALSQGKPIFSVVIESQALENKIRLEGSAALEADYPKELKFFREKVLSKISSFFSDEKDIKLAVHETLADYSKRLDFTGWISGREAVDTKPLLEELARLREDKEKLQARLDSMIHQAPKQASGAAKKWPDEDMREIVEMLNEIEVSTRVFLKEEDAEPVSYPVMRIVSVLRDKLVTGVTNKMGSSKVDNFLYYNVLPKLEIYDLAGLEKVAGMQWQRYRLTAKGKALIAFFDKDASRKVSKSAAAEGGQGEAIKAVDMVSEAPRKAGKSKANKGE
- a CDS encoding LysR family transcriptional regulator, translated to MSRKFDYLGDVEVFLAVVEHGSFTAGAVALSTTPSVLSRAVTRLEARLGRQLLQRTTRRVSLTDAGRLYLEQVRTAFGLLDDAERDVLAQDGALAGRVRLSVPTTYGHYRLPPVLARFAQQYPQVQVELNITNRNVDLVAEGFDLAIRLGQLPDSGLVGRKLEDAPLVLVASPNYLQRRGTPQTLDDLQQHLCLPFVMPRTGRLAPWVFREGGRDVDWLPRSSIETSDDVLGVVSLAEQGIGICQSYAFIVRERLQRGQLVEVLPQLRGRSRPFSVIYAPHRRQSAAARAMIELLVGNVAVVEDGVG
- a CDS encoding IS3-like element ISPa39 family transposase (programmed frameshift); the protein is MKKRYTEEQIIGFLKQAAAGTPVKELCRKHGFSDASFYLWRRKFGGMDVPDAKRLKALEAENARLKKLLAESMLDNEALRIVARGKLLSPPTRRAAVADVRAKLGLSERRACRALGLSRSVLHYQPRMANAPLQARLVALAGERRRFGYRRLHILLEREGWIANHKRIYRLYRNAGLAVRKRRKRDRVAVERRPLQLPSGPNHTWSMDFVFDALANGRPIKCLTVVDDCTKEAVEIAVGRRINGQNVADILDAVCRFRGYPAAIRTDQGPEFTGRALDQWATANGVTLVLTQPGKPTQNAYVESFNGKFRDECLNENWFISLEHARAVIAIWRKDYNEVRPHSSLPKCTPAEFAAALRNEGALTGSTADRNLTHRSGMLPNLDSTK
- a CDS encoding type 1 glutamine amidotransferase domain-containing protein, giving the protein MNLMTRLAAALALTLAATGAQAANVLVVLSDENHLDLKDGKVLSTGFYLNELMQPVKLLLDAGHAVTFATPQGRAPTVDASSVTPAYFGNDAAQLTLHKELLEKLALTSPTASPVVSLARIEQQGYARFDAVYIPGGHAPMQDLLKSPALGRLLADFHQRNKTTALVCHGPIALLSALPDAGGFVAKLEAGAMPATPKWIYSGYQMTVISNQEEEQAKPLLGGGEMKFYPQTALQRAGAKFSSNTTPWTGHVVVDRELITGQNPASALEVGQRLVERLK